The window GTGCAGCAACGCCACCGCCACGCCGCGGCTTTTCATGTCCAGCGCCAGAGATTTGCCTATGGCGTTAAGACCCGCTTTAGACATACGGTAACCGTAATAAGCGCCGGAGCTGTTGTCTTCCACTGACCCCATACGACTGGTGATCAGTCCGACTTTGGCTCCCTTATGCAGGTTCTCCAGCAGCGCGCTGGTGACGCGCAGCGGGCCCAGGGTATTGATTTCGAATTGCGCGCGCATGGTGTCCCAGTTGGGGCTGGGCAGTGTTTCATGGTGCAGCAGGCCGGCGTTATTGATGAGAATATCGACGGTTTGTCCCGTCAGCGCCTGGCGAATCTGTTCCACGCATGCGTCCTGGCTGATGTCGATATCGGTCAAAACGGTCACGTTCAGTTTTTGTAACTCGTCGGAAGCGCGTCGGCAGATAGCGGTGACTTTATCGCCCCGTTGACTGAAAAGACGCGCCAGTTCCAAGCCGATGCC is drawn from Hahella sp. KA22 and contains these coding sequences:
- a CDS encoding SDR family oxidoreductase → MAHVVITGANRGIGLELARLFSQRGDKVTAICRRASDELQKLNVTVLTDIDISQDACVEQIRQALTGQTVDILINNAGLLHHETLPSPNWDTMRAQFEINTLGPLRVTSALLENLHKGAKVGLITSRMGSVEDNSSGAYYGYRMSKAGLNAIGKSLALDMKSRGVAVALLHPGYVITDMTGHSGDITPDVSAKGLAACIDELTLENSGKFWHANGELLPW